Part of the candidate division WOR-3 bacterium genome is shown below.
CCACGGAATCCTGACCTAGGCCTGAACGCTCGCCGGGCCGCTACTGCTCCAGAATCACCGCCGTTCCACCAGCCACGTCAGCTCCGGCCCTCCCCGTGCCAAGTCCGCGGCCGCCCGGCCGACCGTGTATGTCACGGAGTCAGAACTGCTGCCCCCATTCGAGTACACGGTGGCCAGGTTCGTCATCGTGACGTCGGTGGAGCCCGTGTTCGAGACTACGGACGTCTGTGCATAGATGACGCTGCTTGCATGGGCACCTACGGTGGTATCAGTCAGCATGCTGTCCGGGATGCGAATCTCGCGCCACTGACCCTGTGCCCAACCGGCGACGCACTCCTCTCGCACTCTGACGCTGTCGAGATTGACTTCCCGGCCGCTATTGCTCACGGATATCTCCCAATGAAGACTGTCGCCGCTCGCGGGGTCCGGCGGACTCACGGCGTTGTCGACCGATATGGGTCCCCGCGACTCCTGCTCACATGTGATTGTCGTGGCTACTACACAGACCACCAAACAAACGAGAGAAGACGCTCTGGAGAGCATCGTGTGCCTCCTTTCCAGGCAACTGCACCGACTGACCAGGCCGGAATCCGAGCCGGGATCACACCGAGCATACTCTGGAGACTCCGCTTCGTGGCTCGGCAACCGAGGGGTTCGGCAAGAGCTATTCGCTTGAAGCCGACCGTTCCGCGTTCTCACCTGGTCAGGACTACCTTCCGTTCAACAGCCGCGTTGTCAGCAGTACCCCGACACAGATAGACCCCGGCTGGTACGAATCGCCCATTCTCGTCGGCTCCATCCCAAATCGCCCTATGAGCTCCGGGGGGCAGTCTGGATGACGCCAAGGTCCTAACCAACCTGCCGGCGGCATCGTAGACCGCGATCGAAACCGACGAGTGACTGGAGACCGTGTAGCTGGCGTACATCCGACTACCGAATGGTGTCGGACTCACGAGCAGGTGGAACGAGTCAGCGCTTGCCCGAGCCCGCGAGCAGGTGACAGTCGTCGGCACGTCCCAGTAGGGGTTCAGACGCGAGTCAGCGAAGATGTACCAACAGGTTGCGCTCAAGTCCAGCCTGGCAAAACAGACCACCGAGCCCCAGTAGTTCTCCTGACCGGTGTATATGACCTCAGGCAGACAAGCGACGATGCCCTTGAGGTCACCGCGGCCGGCAGAGTCCTGCCATTTTCTCAGTTCGCCGACGTACGATGCGGCCGAGGTCGAATCACCGCGCAACTGCAGGGCACAGGAGGCCTGCCCCACGCCCTCCCACCAAATCCCATCCCGAATCGTGCCGAAATGGAACCCCTTGAAGCCGAGAGTTTCCACGGCGCAGTTGCCCGCAACCCAGTCCATGCTTCCCCGATATGCAGTCGTATCCTGGGTCGCGAGCAGCGGCCCGGTCTGAGCCTGCAGTACGCCCAAGCTGTCTACCTGCGAGGCGTCGATGGTCCCGTTCCAGAAATGGCCGCTGCCCGGGTCCCACATCGCAGCCATGAACCCGTAGGCGCGGTCCACGTTCGCGAGCCACGACGAGTCGCCGGTTGCGGCGAAGAGCCGCTGGAAAGCCGCGTAGAGATTCGCATGGTGTGCCGTCGACTTCCACGCCACGGCCGAGGGAGAAGGCTCCGAGCCCAGGAACCCGCCCCTGAACCCAGGGACCCCGGATGCATCGTAGCAGTTGCCGACTATCCACTGACCAAGCGAGACGGCATTGTCGCGATACCTGTGCTCTCCGGTCGCAGAGTCGTAGCTGAGCCACGCGGTTATCACCCAAGCCATGTCACCAACACAAGTCCCCACCTGATAGTTGTCTTCGGACCATCTCGAGGAGTCAATCGCGTGGCGAACAACCAGACCGTTGAGCACAATGCTGTCCTCATTCCACCACCCGGTCAATAGGGCCTTGCCCGTGACGTGATCGGCGATGTCGCCGGTGCGGTAGGCATTCCTGAGTCGTCCGTCCGAGTAGTATCTGTCGTTGACCTGACAATACTGGAAAGCGTCGCCGATTATCCGCGCGCGCCTGATGTCATCCGACTGGCCCCGGGCCACGAGGGCTATCATGGCCAGAGCGTTGGCCTCGGTCGATGCCTTGTTGAGAGTGAGGTACTTGTCTTGGTGATACACAACCGGGATCGTGCTCTGGATGAGTCTCGGCGAGTCTGGTCTGGCCAGGTCATAGGAGACATCGTCGACGTAGAACCTGCAGCCGTAGGGATTCGAGGACTTCTCAACGACGATACCGAAGAGCCCTTTGACGCTGCGCAGGTTGGCCCCCACCAGATCAATGGTGTACCACTGCCACTCCGCCGTCAGGGTCGCGTAGATCTCGCGTCGCAGCGAGTCGCCTGGTTCGCCGCCTACCTCGAATCGAACCGCCTCGCCGCCGTGCTCGCCCTTTGCCCAGAATGAGCAGATTGCGGCGCCGGCAAGGTCGTACCCGACCGGGTCCGAAAACCGAACGGCAGACCAATCAGCCCTGTCAGCGCTGAACTGCATCGCCATGCACGTAAGCCCGGAGTGGACGCTGGAGGTGAATGCCTGCTGGAAAGACAAAGCACTGGCGGAACTATCCGGCCCGCACATGACCTTGACCTGCGCCATGTGATTGCCGCCTGCGTCGATGTCGGTGTAGATGGCGAACGAGTTATGGTACTTGTCCATCGTTTCGGCAAGATAGAGATAGGCGTTGTTCACGCCCAACTGCGCTGACGGCTGGCGGCAGAATCCCGTGGCTGCCAACAGCAGGGCGAGCAGCAATGACACCGTGCTGCACCCGGATATCGTCAGCGATGACCGCGCCCATGGCCTGCTCCGCGCGATGGTACTGTCCTCTGTTTTCATAGCTTCTCCTCCTCGTGAAGGCACTGATGGCACCTAGAAGTGCACCATGAAGAACGGCAGGAAGATGCCCTGCAGACCGATAGCGCCCATCCCTAGCGTTCCCACGGCCCCGAGTATCAGCAGGGCCGGAACGAATAGGGCAGGCGCGAGAACTCTGTTGCTCCATCCGAACCTGTGAACCAGACTGCCCAGTATCAGGCTGATGGAGAGCGCCAAGAGAGAGAGATTCACGAGCCGCAGGCCTACGGCGGTCAGGAACAGGCCGAGGACAAGCTCGGGCACGAGTAGCGAACACCGCCGCGTCGGATGGCCTTGTGATCCGCCGACTTGGCGCCTGTCGCCGGTCACAAGAAACACCGCCCTTTTTGTGAACAAGTAGTTGAAGGCGCTCCAGAACGACGCAAAGACGAGCGAGAGGTACGGCACCGTCGATAGGCACAGCAAGCGGAGCGTCTTGGCCGGCCTCCGGAGCATCGGTCCAAGGCAACCCAGTATCGGCGCGACCATGGTCAGGATGGTCAGCGCATAGAAACCGGCCGTGCCGATGGACTTGAACTCCTGCCGGAATACGCATGCGGTCCAGAGCCTGACGTTCAGGCCCGGGAGCGATATGTTCAGCGGCTTGTCGATTCCCCAGTAGGCCGGGAGCACCAGGCAATAGAGGAACAAGAACAGCAGATAGAACGCCGGCAGATAGAGGGAGGTACACGAGAACAACACGTCAGCTTTCTCATACCATTTTACTCCCCGCGCCCGGGCGAACCCTCCGAAGCCTCTCGCCATGTACTCCAGACTGCCCTTGGTGTACTTGACCTGCTGCTTGCGCAGTTGCGCATACGACTCCGGGAAGTCCTCCAGGCTCACAACGCCGGGAACGAAGTAGCCCGTGTACCCCATCTCTCTTATCTTGGTGGAGAACGCCAGATCCTCGGAGACAACTTCAGGAAAGCCGCCCGCCTGTTCCCAAACATCGCGCCGGATGATCCCGCCGTGGCCCAGGAAGACGACAAAGCCGTACTTGTTCTTCGGCGGGAAGTAGACCGTCCAGAGCGGCAGTATGCCCTCAGCCAGGTCCTGAGCGAACCGGGACTTCTGGACCGGATGGGGCGAGTGGCTGCCCTGCACGAAGGCAATCCGCTCGTCCAGGCCGAAGTAGGGGGTCAACTTGGCCACGAAATCCGGCGGTATCACGCCATCCGCGTCCACGAGAGCGAAATAGGGATACCCTTTCACGTAGTTCCGCAGCGCGCTGTTGACGTTGCCTGCCTTGTAGCCGTCACGGGTGCCGCGCCGGACCACGGTCACTTTGTCGGGGAACCGCCCGGCAAACGCGTCGACCTCGGCGATCTTGCCGGGGTCGGTGCTGTCGTCAAGGACGAAGACGTGGTGTCGGCCGTAGGCCTGTTCCACGCACGACACCGCCGCGCGCAGGCTGAAGTCGTTACACGTGGTGTACAAGACGGCAACCGGCGGAGGGTCCTTCGCCAAGGCAGGAGCGGGTCGCCGGTCAAGCCGGGCAAGCAGAGAGAAAAGGAACATCATCAGGTAGTAACCGCCATACAGCCAGAAGACGTCGATGCACAACACAAACAGCAGGACCGAGACCCTCGCCGGTATGCTGGTCGACGAATGCATCAACGATAGCAGGCGCGGGTTGAAGAGGAGGATGCAGGCCACCCAGAAGACCAGCAGGGATGCGTACATCAGACCGGTCTTCGACAAACCGCCCAGCCGCCCGGCTCGTTTCACGCTCGTGCTCTGGTTCATCGCACGCTCTCCCTACCGCTCCAGCCCGATATCATCCACGAAGATGGTGCCGGACATCTCAGTCCACTCGAACACAAACTGCAGTTCGTCGAGGTGGGTGAGGTCCACGCCCTTGCGAGCGAAGTCCTCCAATGGAACCGTCACCTTCTGCATTGCGGTAGTCAACGGACAGTACTTCTCGATGTCCACGCACTCCCGCATGGTCCCGTCCGTCAGGTAGATGTTGGGCTTCTCACCGCCCTTCTCGCCGCTTGCGTAGAAGATAAGGTTGCGGTACTGGCTGGCGTCTACCCCGCGCATCTGGACGTTCCATGCGGCATAGGAGAAGTCGCCGCCGCCGAAGTCCTTGCCGATGTTGCCGCCGAACGATACGCGATAGCAGGCCGATGAGCCGGGCCGGGCGTGCTTGGTGTCGCGCTCGGCGCCGATGGCCCCTGCACCATGCGTGAAGGTGAACCGTCTTCCACCGACCAGGTTGAAGCTGTCCTCTGCTTCGAAGTCATCGATGCGGGACAGGTCCACGTCCCGCTCAAACTGGAGCTGGTCAATCACCGCCGTCCCTTCGCCGGCTCCGGCCAGATTCTCGAAAGCGAAGGTCGCGTTCGCCAGGTCACCCCAGTCCGTGAGCTTCGCGAACGCGGTCAGTGGAATCGCGACCTTCTGCCAGTTGTTGTCGATGCCCCGCGCCAGGTACTTCCGAACCGAGACCTTGCTCTCGTTCCCGCGGCCGTCCTTGAGCCCGACCTGGAAATCACTGCTTCCGACCACGCCCTTGACCCAGAAGGTCAGAGCACCGAACTCCCTGGCGTCCAGCTTGCCGAGTTGACTCCAGTATCCGGTGTAGCTGCCGCTCGGGGTCACGTCCCAGGAGAAGCGCACCGCCTTACCCCACTTCCCGCGCTCGTGCGAAAGTCTCAAAACCGCCTTGCCCATCTCATCCCAAAAGGCGCCGGTCGTTCCGCCCAGGCTGTTCACGTCCTCAACGCGGTCGAAGCTGTCGACAACAACGAAGGAGGGAGAAGCCGCTTTCTTCGCATCACGCCTGACTGTGAAGTTGTCCACGGATAACGCCGCGCCCTGGCGGTTCTCTCCGAAGTCCAGCTTCATGAAGCCGCTCACGTTCCAGTCGGCCAAGATGAGCTCGTCAACGACGTAGTTCGCCGTCTTGGTGCGCAGCATATCGTAGAGGTTGAAGCTAGCGTGGCGCCACTGGTCGTCCGGAAGGACACCTTCTATCGCGCCAATGTCGGTGATGTTCACGTTCTTGTACTTCAGGTCCTTCGGGTCATCCGTAAACCTGATGTCATACCACCGGTCCGCAACCTTGGCCAGGAAGTTTATCTTCACGTCGGTGGGAATCCGGTAGTCGAACTCGACAATCGGGAATTCCCGGGCGTCGAACGGCGTGGTGCAGACGTTGCACGCGAAGTTGCCGTCGCGTCCGGAATTGGTCAGCTTCATGCTGTACCTGCCCCGACGGGCGGTCGTGCTGTCGCGAGTCACGGTCGCTCCGACCTCGCCGTCGCGGTTCGACCACTCACCCGAGCCGTCCTCGAACGTGTTCCAGACCAGCCGCCCGAGCGAGTCCGCGACAGGCTTCTGCTGTGCGTTGGGTGCGGGTGCGGCCCAAGCAATCGAACGCTCGGCCGGCGACTGACTCGACAGGACGGCATACAGTGCCCGCTTCGCGGTCAGACCGTGGATGGGCGTGACCAACTTCCTCTCGCCTTCCTTCCGCGCGGTCGGAAGGTACTGCCACAGATTCCGGGTCCAGTCGTAGGTGTAGATGCCGAGGCCGTTTAGGTCCAGGCCGGCAACGTCACTCTCTGAGTACTCGAACTCAAGCGAGACATCCTTTGTGAACTTGTCCCCCGGCTCCCTGAACTCATAGACATCGCCGACCTGCCTGTGCGCCGTCGGAATCGCCGGGACGCTTTCAGCCGGCTTGATGGCAAACAGCCGGAACGCCTCTGTCACGGACTGCTCCGGAAACACCATCCTGACCTTCTTGTCCGTGCTGATGGCATACCCGCCAAGGCACTGCGGAATCACCCTGCCCACTTCGCACGTCACCCGGTCCTCAACCGAGTCGCCATCCTTGCCGTATACGACGAGCCGAATCGTGTACGTCCCGTTCAGGTCAATCGTGTCGTTCTCGGGATGCCACGGCAGATGCTCGAATTCAGTCAACCCGGTATTCCACGTCGCAAGGTTTCCCCGGACGTCTACGTCCCCCTGCAGCAGCTGTACCGAAGCAGCATCCATCTCGCACGTGGACTGCGACAAGGATGACGAGTCGATCAGTTCCCACCGCACGGGACTCGGGCCGTTTCCGTATTCTGCCCTGTATGCTCGAAAGTGCTTTCCAGCGGCTAGGCCGAAGATTGGTATATCAGACCGAAGGAGACTGCCGCTCTCAGGGATGGCAACCCTAGCCACCAGGTTCGCCTCTTGGGCTTCACCCCAGACAGCACGAGACCGAGTGGGTCCAATTCGCGGACGCTGTATGTACGTCGGACAGAAGCCGCCTCCGTACACCCACCCTCCCCAACTGGGGAAGTGCAACCACGGACCCCCACCGCTGGGGTACCTCCAAACCCACGTGTTGCCGTGCTTGCCCACCACTGGGCAATCGGGCACCAGTTCCTTGTCCGGGGCGCGCTGAGACTCCCACCTTTCGTCCTGGATGTCACCGTCTTCGGGCTTGAAGAAACCGGGTATCGCCCCGGGCGGCGGAACCGGAATCCAGTTCGGACCAAAAGGGCCCGCCCATCTATGCGGTACAAACCTCAAACCAGAAGGATCCGTCCTACCCACCGGTTCGTTTCCGGTGTATCTATAGACGTTGGCGTCAGGAGCGAGGCCGAGAGGGTCGGCACTCCCGAACCGCCCGATGCTGGGGTCATAGTACCTGGTCCGCAAGTAGTAGAGTCCCGTTTCGTTGTCGAACTCCCTGCCTGAGAACATGAAGCGATTCCCGACGGAACTCGTTCCGCTAGGTTCTCCATAGACAGAATACTCGTAGCTCTCAACAACTTCCTGCCGACTATCTGTTAGGTCCGTCACGCTGCCCAACGCGTCGCAATGGTAGTAGTAGTCCTGTCCCGCCCGCCTCATCAGGAGTACCTCGTCGATTCCTACCCCATACACATAGCAGGCCACGCGCGACCGATTGACATAATCGGAAATCACCCTGTCTCCATCGGAGACGTAGACAGTGGTCGTATCGGATACCTTGCGCGAAGAACGTCTGCCCCGAAGGTCGTAGCCGTAGTCTGTGACCAGCGATGGGGTCGTGACTTTGGCCAGTTGTCCACT
Proteins encoded:
- a CDS encoding glycosyltransferase is translated as MNQSTSVKRAGRLGGLSKTGLMYASLLVFWVACILLFNPRLLSLMHSSTSIPARVSVLLFVLCIDVFWLYGGYYLMMFLFSLLARLDRRPAPALAKDPPPVAVLYTTCNDFSLRAAVSCVEQAYGRHHVFVLDDSTDPGKIAEVDAFAGRFPDKVTVVRRGTRDGYKAGNVNSALRNYVKGYPYFALVDADGVIPPDFVAKLTPYFGLDERIAFVQGSHSPHPVQKSRFAQDLAEGILPLWTVYFPPKNKYGFVVFLGHGGIIRRDVWEQAGGFPEVVSEDLAFSTKIREMGYTGYFVPGVVSLEDFPESYAQLRKQQVKYTKGSLEYMARGFGGFARARGVKWYEKADVLFSCTSLYLPAFYLLFLFLYCLVLPAYWGIDKPLNISLPGLNVRLWTACVFRQEFKSIGTAGFYALTILTMVAPILGCLGPMLRRPAKTLRLLCLSTVPYLSLVFASFWSAFNYLFTKRAVFLVTGDRRQVGGSQGHPTRRCSLLVPELVLGLFLTAVGLRLVNLSLLALSISLILGSLVHRFGWSNRVLAPALFVPALLILGAVGTLGMGAIGLQGIFLPFFMVHF